Proteins encoded by one window of Atribacterota bacterium:
- a CDS encoding PfkB family carbohydrate kinase, with product MYDFFVIGHISLDENIDLQKTENSVGGAILYSSSVYSSLGYKVAVLTKLHPLDKNKIFQLNIPEENIYFLPSNKTTSIKNVYFDETHEKRISTALSMADPFIIEDIPKEINSRVIHFASLIYGEYQDDLIKLLSGNAKIAVDVQGFLRNAGDDGRLFYKNWGGKKSYLPYIDYLKTDAAEAEFLTGESHLRKAAVILNRWGAKEIMITHHKKVLVYDGSEFYSYPLKPANLSGRTGRGDTCFSSYLSQRLNKDIDQSLLFAVALTSIKLANPGPFKGGKKEVENFIKEKYS from the coding sequence ATGTATGATTTTTTTGTGATTGGACATATCTCGCTGGATGAAAATATTGACTTGCAAAAGACAGAAAATAGTGTCGGAGGAGCAATTTTGTATTCCTCATCCGTCTATTCATCTTTGGGCTATAAAGTTGCTGTGCTGACCAAGTTGCATCCGTTAGATAAGAATAAAATCTTTCAGTTAAATATACCGGAAGAAAATATTTATTTTTTACCGTCCAATAAGACAACATCAATTAAAAATGTATATTTTGACGAAACTCATGAAAAAAGAATCAGTACTGCTCTGTCTATGGCAGATCCTTTTATTATTGAAGATATTCCTAAAGAAATAAATTCCCGGGTAATTCACTTTGCCAGTCTTATATATGGAGAATACCAGGATGACTTGATAAAACTGCTTTCAGGGAATGCAAAAATTGCTGTTGATGTTCAGGGATTTTTACGGAATGCAGGAGATGATGGCAGGTTATTTTATAAAAATTGGGGAGGGAAAAAATCTTATCTTCCCTATATAGATTATCTTAAAACAGATGCCGCTGAAGCAGAGTTTTTAACTGGAGAGAGCCATCTCCGTAAGGCAGCTGTGATACTAAACCGGTGGGGTGCCAAGGAAATTATGATTACCCATCATAAAAAAGTTCTTGTTTATGATGGCTCGGAATTCTACAGTTATCCTTTAAAACCGGCAAATCTTTCTGGACGGACCGGTCGTGGTGATACCTGTTTTTCTTCTTATCTTTCTCAAAGACTTAATAAAGATATTGACCAGTCCCTGCTGTTTGCAGTAGCATTAACATCCATTAAACTGGCAAATCCTGGACCTTTTAAGGGAGGAAAAAAAGAAGTTGAAAATTTCATTAAAGAGAAATATTCTTAA
- a CDS encoding ABC transporter ATP-binding protein, with product MGIVMKIENIAKIYHLGKVKVEALRGISFHVKEGEFVSIMGPSGSGKSTLMHIIGCLDYPTSGKYFLSGQDVSKLNDDQLALFRSKKIGFVFQQFNLLSRTTNLRNVELPLVYSGIPARERKKLAIKSLQDVGLADRVAHLPNEISGGQKQRVAIARALINNPSIILADEPTGNLDSKTGLDILDIFQKLHTEGNTIILVTHEPDIARYAQRIIHLKDGLIDREEVVV from the coding sequence ATGGGTATTGTAATGAAGATAGAGAATATTGCCAAAATTTATCATTTGGGGAAAGTTAAAGTTGAGGCGTTGCGGGGAATCTCTTTTCACGTGAAAGAAGGGGAGTTTGTTTCTATCATGGGACCATCCGGTTCAGGTAAATCAACTCTAATGCATATTATAGGATGTCTTGATTATCCAACTTCCGGAAAATATTTCTTGTCAGGTCAGGATGTATCTAAACTTAATGATGATCAGTTGGCCTTGTTCCGTAGTAAGAAAATTGGTTTTGTATTTCAGCAATTTAACCTGTTATCCAGGACTACTAATTTAAGAAATGTGGAATTACCGTTAGTCTATTCCGGAATACCTGCAAGGGAAAGAAAAAAGTTGGCCATTAAAAGTTTACAGGATGTTGGTTTAGCTGACAGAGTAGCTCATCTTCCAAATGAAATTTCCGGCGGACAAAAACAACGGGTAGCAATTGCCAGGGCTTTAATCAATAATCCATCTATTATCCTGGCTGATGAGCCTACCGGCAATCTGGATTCCAAAACCGGTTTAGATATTTTGGATATTTTTCAAAAACTCCATACAGAAGGCAATACTATCATTCTGGTTACTCATGAACCTGATATTGCCCGATATGCCCAGCGCATTATCCACTTAAAGGATGGTTTGATAGACCGGGAGGAAGTAGTGGTATGA
- a CDS encoding ABC transporter permease translates to MILQSLKIALESLLSNKMRSFLSMLGIVIGVGAVIAIVSVGTGSTRQVTSSISNLGSNMINIFPRMSRGMFGQIGGTSSQDKFSLELGVYMEKFCPSVSQIIPTKSISGLFIYDDVNTNATLLGTKEGYLEVNNYEVEEGRFVNKFDDEQGNQVIVLGSDLAADLFEDSSPIGKQLKINYQGKIFVFEVVGVMKEKGGSLAGNLDSQAYIPLSVAMDRITSSSNVSSYIAQAVSSDKAPAAVSELENFLIKTLDDENKEKFRIMSQDEILDTVSSVTNTMSLMLGGIAAISLLVGGIGIMNIMLVSVTERTREIGIRKALGARNKNILFQFLMESLSLSSVGGIIGIGFGWIAAYFLSKYGNWPMVISNISVILAFGFALFIGIFFGLYPAMKAARMNPVDALRYE, encoded by the coding sequence ATGATATTACAAAGCCTGAAGATTGCACTGGAGAGTTTGTTATCTAATAAGATGCGTAGTTTTTTATCAATGCTTGGAATTGTTATAGGAGTAGGAGCAGTTATCGCAATAGTATCAGTCGGAACAGGTTCTACCCGGCAGGTTACTTCAAGCATCTCAAATTTGGGATCCAATATGATTAATATTTTTCCAAGAATGAGTAGAGGGATGTTCGGCCAAATTGGCGGCACCAGTTCGCAGGATAAATTCAGTTTAGAATTGGGTGTTTATATGGAAAAATTTTGCCCATCTGTTAGCCAAATTATTCCCACAAAATCAATCAGCGGATTATTTATCTATGATGATGTGAACACCAATGCTACCTTATTAGGGACAAAAGAGGGCTACCTGGAAGTTAATAATTACGAAGTAGAAGAAGGTCGTTTTGTTAATAAATTTGACGATGAGCAAGGAAATCAGGTTATTGTCTTAGGTTCAGATTTAGCAGCTGACTTGTTTGAAGATAGTAGTCCAATAGGTAAGCAATTAAAAATAAATTATCAGGGAAAAATATTTGTATTTGAAGTAGTTGGAGTTATGAAAGAGAAAGGTGGATCCCTGGCCGGTAATTTAGATAGCCAGGCATATATTCCCTTATCTGTAGCAATGGATAGAATTACCAGTAGCAGTAATGTATCTTCGTACATTGCACAGGCTGTTTCTTCTGATAAAGCACCAGCTGCAGTTAGTGAGCTTGAAAATTTCCTAATTAAAACACTTGATGATGAAAATAAAGAGAAATTTCGAATTATGAGTCAGGATGAAATTTTAGATACTGTCAGTAGTGTAACAAATACCATGAGTCTTATGTTAGGCGGTATTGCTGCCATATCGCTATTGGTGGGAGGTATTGGTATTATGAATATCATGTTAGTATCGGTTACTGAGCGCACCAGAGAAATTGGAATTCGGAAGGCATTAGGGGCTAGAAATAAAAATATACTATTTCAGTTTTTGATGGAATCCCTGAGTTTAAGCAGTGTAGGGGGTATAATTGGTATCGGGTTTGGCTGGATTGCTGCCTACTTTTTGTCTAAATATGGCAATTGGCCAATGGTAATTTCAAATATTTCGGTTATATTAGCCTTTGGCTTTGCACTTTTTATTGGCATTTTCTTCGGATTGTATCCAGCTATGAAGGCAGCCCGTATGAATCCGGTAGATGCCCTAAGGTATGAGTAA
- a CDS encoding 6-phosphofructokinase, with translation GDLSILQDSFGHAQFSASGSTVGKLLINHLNGQDRKDKDGRSESRLIVPGIARSENPGTRQRRELAYVSEVDRQEAYQVGAYSAKLALEGEDGYMATIIRNPGKDYSVKYDKVALDIVANSEREFPKEWIAPTNDDVTDDYIRWAMPLIGGPLPEFSKFKEIYVSKKCDKYIPAGYAGK, from the coding sequence GGAGACCTGTCGATATTACAAGACAGTTTTGGCCATGCCCAGTTCAGCGCCAGTGGTTCAACAGTGGGAAAATTACTAATCAATCATCTTAACGGCCAGGACAGAAAAGATAAAGATGGAAGATCTGAAAGTCGTTTGATAGTACCCGGTATTGCCAGGTCAGAGAATCCCGGAACCAGACAAAGGAGAGAACTTGCTTATGTCTCAGAGGTTGACCGGCAGGAGGCATATCAGGTAGGAGCTTATTCGGCAAAATTAGCTTTAGAAGGAGAAGATGGGTATATGGCGACAATAATTAGAAATCCAGGGAAAGATTATAGTGTAAAATATGATAAAGTAGCTCTGGATATTGTTGCTAATTCTGAAAGAGAATTCCCAAAAGAGTGGATAGCTCCTACTAATGATGATGTTACCGATGACTATATCAGGTGGGCTATGCCATTAATAGGTGGACCATTACCCGAATTCAGTAAATTTAAAGAAATTTATGTTTCAAAGAAATGTGATAAATATATACCAGCGGGATATGCAGGTAAGTAA
- a CDS encoding ABC transporter substrate-binding protein, which yields MLNVNKSKKISVMLVPIIVLLLISTTISYAYQEKDLREITVLLDWVPNTNHTGMFVAIEEGFYQEESLDVSIIQPSEGGPAGLIAAGQGEFGISYQEQVTFARTSKEPLPVVAIAAVIQHNTSGFASPVEKEINRPRDFEGKKYGGWGSPVEEAMIKALMENDDADFSKTEIITIGAIDFFSAVQEYVDYTWIYYGWDGVAAELKNFPINFIFLQDYAAELDFYTPVIITHEKLLEEDPELIKKFLKATEEGYLFSIKNPEIAAQHLLKHAPEINNEIAVASQKYLADEYISDAPYWGLMEKKRWENYARWMYERGLIDKMLDVELSFTNQFLPGEEN from the coding sequence TTGTTAAATGTAAATAAGAGTAAAAAAATTTCTGTTATGCTTGTTCCAATTATTGTCTTACTGTTAATTTCAACAACCATATCTTATGCCTACCAGGAAAAAGACCTGAGAGAGATAACTGTATTGTTAGACTGGGTCCCCAATACCAATCATACAGGGATGTTTGTAGCCATTGAAGAAGGATTTTATCAGGAAGAAAGTTTGGATGTCAGTATTATTCAACCATCAGAGGGAGGTCCCGCTGGTTTAATTGCAGCCGGTCAGGGAGAATTTGGGATAAGTTATCAGGAACAGGTCACTTTTGCCAGAACCTCAAAAGAACCTTTACCGGTAGTAGCAATTGCTGCTGTTATTCAGCATAATACATCTGGTTTTGCATCTCCTGTAGAGAAAGAAATTAATAGACCAAGGGATTTTGAAGGCAAAAAATATGGTGGATGGGGTTCTCCTGTTGAGGAGGCAATGATTAAAGCGCTTATGGAAAACGATGATGCTGATTTTAGTAAAACAGAAATTATAACTATTGGAGCAATTGATTTTTTTAGTGCTGTTCAGGAATATGTAGATTATACCTGGATTTATTATGGTTGGGACGGAGTAGCAGCTGAATTAAAGAATTTTCCCATTAATTTTATCTTTCTGCAGGATTATGCAGCTGAATTGGATTTTTATACACCTGTAATTATCACCCATGAAAAACTATTAGAGGAAGATCCTGAGCTGATAAAAAAATTTTTAAAAGCTACCGAAGAAGGGTATTTATTTAGTATAAAAAATCCTGAAATTGCAGCACAGCATCTATTAAAACATGCACCGGAAATCAATAATGAGATTGCTGTTGCCAGTCAAAAATATTTGGCAGATGAATATATATCAGATGCACCTTACTGGGGTTTAATGGAAAAAAAGCGATGGGAAAATTATGCCCGATGGATGTATGAACGAGGATTAATTGATAAAATGCTTGATGTAGAATTATCCTTTACAAATCAGTTTTTACCTGGAGAGGAGAATTAG
- a CDS encoding TolC family protein produces the protein MQKRYFILGCSFVFVMLIGQIHAIAQDNVVLGISQMVTLAVSNNAQFKKAGYQLENTKLEAKRMEAENWLNESTISDLQKRATLLNQQNQFQLEKDQLLVKVVDDYFRIKMAEKDIESKQKNTELEEIVLAGVKEQVAAGYSVDLDLLQQGNKYYNALFSYQRSELDYQQLQMEVKDRLGLNHDRDITLSEMSISDFPEISLRDSLDKALENSLILQSHDIRIKIAERELKAAKANDLPDIEILRLENNLGIAKLDKSMSEEELAYQVETQWLNYNQAKNDILISRRNLRQMEENRDLIFRQVQAGLRNREDSLSADIGVVDAQSRLISSVRQVYQAYLELEKMMGTLNEGVLK, from the coding sequence ATGCAGAAAAGATATTTTATTTTGGGATGTTCTTTTGTGTTTGTGATGTTGATTGGACAAATTCATGCTATAGCTCAGGATAATGTTGTATTGGGAATTTCCCAGATGGTAACATTGGCTGTCTCTAATAATGCCCAATTCAAGAAGGCTGGTTATCAGCTTGAAAACACTAAATTAGAGGCAAAGAGAATGGAGGCAGAGAATTGGCTGAATGAGTCAACTATTTCTGACTTACAGAAAAGGGCAACATTATTAAATCAGCAAAATCAATTTCAGTTAGAGAAAGATCAATTATTGGTTAAAGTGGTAGATGATTACTTTCGAATTAAGATGGCAGAAAAAGACATCGAGAGCAAGCAGAAAAACACTGAATTGGAAGAAATAGTCTTAGCAGGAGTTAAAGAACAGGTTGCTGCCGGCTATAGTGTTGATTTGGATTTACTGCAGCAGGGAAACAAGTATTATAATGCACTTTTTTCTTACCAGAGGAGTGAACTTGACTATCAACAGCTTCAAATGGAAGTAAAGGACAGGTTAGGACTTAATCATGATAGAGATATAACCCTTTCCGAAATGAGTATTTCTGACTTTCCGGAAATATCCCTGAGGGATTCATTGGATAAAGCTTTAGAGAACAGTCTTATTTTACAGAGCCATGATATTAGAATAAAGATAGCAGAAAGAGAATTAAAAGCTGCTAAAGCTAATGATTTACCAGATATAGAAATTCTAAGATTAGAAAACAATCTTGGGATTGCAAAATTAGACAAATCAATGTCTGAGGAAGAATTGGCTTATCAGGTTGAAACACAATGGTTAAACTACAACCAGGCTAAAAATGATATTCTTATAAGCAGAAGAAATCTCAGACAGATGGAGGAAAACAGAGATTTAATTTTTAGACAGGTTCAAGCAGGGCTAAGAAACAGAGAGGATAGTCTTTCTGCAGATATCGGGGTAGTAGATGCCCAATCACGACTTATTTCTTCAGTCAGGCAGGTTTACCAGGCCTATTTGGAGTTAGAAAAGATGATGGGAACTTTAAATGAAGGAGTTTTAAAATGA
- a CDS encoding HAD hydrolase-like protein → MSLPRLTQGQLKEDPEQQLKGFQKTKDFLIAIDTDGCITDNMNGKQMLIFHPHYMEFYNLWGIESYFREVAEYYNLFSIDRGCNRFVAIQLTLKALQKREDVQKILKQKNIDLPDKTQLDNYIEFAENKKLGLGNPSLETFLNKNPNDFAIYKLLGWSEAVNRTFPYISAKIPPFDGVKEALSLMAKYADVLVVSKTPYEDLANYWEAQGIDQYVQLIAGQEMGSKGHHIEIAKKAGNYQDDQVLMLGDGRGDLKAVKENNGLFYPVAPGYEQESWNNFPYVMERFIQQKYKGEYEDKLLEKFDKVLLNNPPWEESDYNHISSYQEKQEIRKSLYQRFNPKGRLLIL, encoded by the coding sequence ATGTCATTACCGAGATTAACACAAGGGCAGTTAAAAGAAGATCCGGAACAACAGTTGAAAGGTTTTCAGAAAACAAAAGATTTCTTAATTGCTATTGATACCGACGGATGTATCACAGATAACATGAACGGTAAGCAAATGTTAATTTTTCATCCCCATTATATGGAGTTTTATAATCTTTGGGGGATAGAATCTTATTTTAGAGAAGTTGCAGAATATTATAATCTATTTTCAATTGATCGTGGCTGCAATCGTTTTGTTGCTATTCAGCTTACACTAAAAGCTTTACAAAAAAGAGAAGATGTACAGAAAATACTAAAACAAAAAAACATTGATCTTCCTGATAAAACCCAGCTTGATAACTATATTGAATTTGCCGAAAATAAAAAACTTGGATTGGGAAATCCCAGTCTGGAAACTTTTCTTAATAAGAATCCTAATGATTTTGCTATATACAAACTATTGGGATGGAGTGAGGCTGTTAACCGTACTTTTCCTTATATTTCAGCCAAGATACCTCCATTCGATGGTGTAAAAGAAGCACTATCCCTTATGGCAAAATATGCAGATGTTTTGGTGGTCTCTAAGACGCCGTATGAAGACCTGGCAAATTACTGGGAAGCCCAAGGCATAGATCAATATGTACAGCTAATAGCGGGACAGGAAATGGGTTCCAAAGGGCATCATATAGAGATTGCCAAAAAAGCCGGTAACTACCAGGATGACCAGGTATTAATGCTGGGTGATGGAAGGGGAGATTTAAAGGCAGTAAAGGAAAATAACGGGTTGTTTTATCCTGTCGCTCCCGGGTATGAACAGGAGTCATGGAATAATTTTCCCTATGTGATGGAACGTTTTATCCAGCAAAAGTATAAAGGTGAATATGAAGATAAACTATTAGAAAAGTTTGACAAGGTACTATTAAACAATCCTCCCTGGGAAGAAAGCGACTATAATCACATTTCATCATATCAGGAAAAACAGGAAATCAGGAAAAGCCTGTATCAGAGATTTAATCCCAAGGGTAGATTACTGATACTGTAA
- a CDS encoding efflux RND transporter periplasmic adaptor subunit, with product MKKLFIWVLIILILGAGGYFGFNFIKQKTNSSVDSAISAESIDLDAAVEVTEGTIKKVVSTSGYIKPENESYLSFATTGTAGGSVEKVFVEAGDIVEQGQQLVKLEDKQEHLNYLRAKNEYELAKIGGSSSQIEEKKLAMEVALDKYESKTLKSPFGGKVVDVFLEEGDYVEGYDNVIYLIDESSYEVEVSISEIDCLKVEVGQRVEIELDILKGQTFPGKVVQVAEYSENNSGVVTVPVTILMEEVSPVFKPGFSATADIIIDVAEDVILVPVTAVSTGEKGSMVIKVEENQGVPTRVETGINDGFYQEIVDGLKPGDKIIVNNYQMGITPSGQRGAFGGMNMPRIRP from the coding sequence ATGAAGAAATTGTTTATCTGGGTATTGATTATTTTAATATTAGGAGCAGGAGGTTACTTTGGTTTTAATTTTATAAAACAAAAAACTAATTCTTCTGTAGATTCAGCTATTTCAGCTGAAAGTATTGATTTGGATGCAGCAGTTGAAGTTACAGAAGGAACAATTAAGAAGGTTGTATCAACCAGTGGATATATAAAACCGGAAAATGAATCATATCTTAGTTTTGCTACAACAGGAACTGCCGGTGGATCTGTGGAAAAGGTTTTTGTAGAAGCAGGGGATATTGTTGAGCAGGGACAGCAGCTGGTAAAATTGGAAGACAAGCAGGAACATTTAAATTATCTGAGAGCTAAAAATGAATATGAACTAGCTAAAATCGGGGGTTCTTCCAGTCAAATAGAAGAAAAAAAGCTGGCCATGGAAGTAGCTTTAGATAAATATGAATCAAAGACTCTAAAATCTCCTTTTGGTGGAAAAGTTGTTGATGTTTTTTTGGAAGAGGGAGATTATGTGGAAGGTTATGATAATGTTATATATTTAATTGACGAATCTTCGTATGAGGTTGAGGTATCAATAAGTGAAATAGATTGCCTCAAAGTAGAAGTAGGCCAAAGGGTAGAGATTGAGTTAGATATATTGAAGGGACAGACATTTCCGGGGAAAGTAGTACAAGTTGCTGAATACTCTGAAAATAATAGTGGTGTAGTTACCGTTCCGGTCACTATTTTAATGGAAGAGGTTTCTCCTGTTTTTAAGCCTGGTTTCTCAGCCACAGCAGATATTATCATTGATGTTGCGGAAGATGTAATACTGGTACCGGTAACAGCTGTTTCAACAGGAGAAAAGGGAAGCATGGTTATTAAAGTGGAAGAAAATCAAGGTGTGCCAACACGGGTAGAGACTGGAATTAATGACGGGTTTTACCAGGAAATCGTAGATGGTCTAAAACCAGGTGATAAAATTATTGTTAATAATTATCAAATGGGAATTACTCCGTCAGGCCAGAGAGGTGCTTTTGGAGGTATGAATATGCCCCGGATTAGACCATAA
- a CDS encoding ABC transporter permease, producing the protein MRRLGNIRDKAIPILFIFVILLVWQSIVDQGIIARYILPSPTDVVKICITILPEISNHIIVTLQEALIGLLVAIALSLLLSILMDNFLLIRKALQPLLVVSQTIPVMILAPLFAMWFGFGILPKIIVVILVCFFPIVISLLEGLNSIDQDLLNLMKSMKANRWQIFYLAKFPASLGSFFSGLKIAATYSIIGAVIGEWMGGKAGLGVYMTRVRQSFALDKVFATVLIIIFLSIMLFKTIELIQYLAMPWKRIKG; encoded by the coding sequence ATGAGAAGGTTAGGAAATATAAGAGATAAGGCCATACCTATATTATTTATTTTTGTCATACTATTAGTGTGGCAATCAATAGTAGATCAAGGAATTATTGCACGTTATATCCTGCCCTCTCCAACAGATGTTGTAAAAATCTGTATAACTATATTACCAGAAATTTCAAACCATATAATTGTAACTTTGCAAGAGGCGTTAATAGGATTATTGGTTGCTATTGCCCTATCGTTGTTATTATCAATATTGATGGATAATTTTTTATTGATAAGAAAGGCATTACAACCATTACTGGTTGTTTCACAAACTATTCCTGTTATGATATTAGCCCCTCTGTTTGCTATGTGGTTTGGATTTGGAATTTTACCCAAAATTATTGTGGTAATTTTAGTCTGCTTTTTTCCTATTGTAATTAGCCTTTTAGAGGGTCTGAATTCCATAGACCAGGATTTATTAAATCTGATGAAGTCCATGAAGGCTAATCGCTGGCAAATATTTTACCTGGCGAAATTTCCTGCATCTCTGGGAAGTTTTTTCTCCGGACTTAAAATTGCCGCTACCTATAGTATTATTGGTGCGGTTATCGGAGAATGGATGGGGGGAAAGGCCGGACTTGGGGTATATATGACAAGAGTCAGACAATCATTCGCATTAGATAAAGTCTTTGCGACTGTCTTGATAATAATTTTTTTAAGTATAATGTTATTTAAAACTATAGAATTGATTCAATATTTAGCTATGCCCTGGAAGAGGATAAAGGGTTAG
- a CDS encoding TolC family protein, whose product MININGNLKPNLLLLFVTLVLCLSVLCVPAAAIGEKEMSLQEAIQWGLENNYDLNMIRNSIIELERSLEIINAGKSFQIDLNVTPILHFGKDGSSNQNNEYLVEFNKSSLTPTTETSLTATKQFPANLSLSTELSWEMDSLYKEDYSDLTEKINASLRINKKIYPDSWSENEKQIYSIENSLKNKLEELKWKQTEKQIEVIRDYLNIVRLQEQVDIAEERRYLAEEELERVKKQIELGEGGYQQEAEAQIALEEAKGNLLNIEQNLIRNKKSLYLILNLPENYNIVFGKDIDFIAELYLKMKNMKFEDENKEILFQKALEENYQIKNSYLEKEELVKELEWTEEEGKPKLSLSGGYQFPADWFVMVDFSVNLADGGIQQIKEEQKENNIKQKEASISYLTEQLKIEAEHLLDQDEYNLLYLNTQLMALEKEQNKMEILEKQYQQGIINKTQLINARLVIEEKEIKVEQAKDEWLIGHLQLAHFIGFLQEKI is encoded by the coding sequence ATGATTAATATTAATGGGAATTTAAAACCAAACCTTTTATTATTGTTTGTAACTCTTGTACTATGTTTGTCTGTTTTATGTGTTCCTGCTGCTGCAATTGGTGAAAAAGAAATGTCTTTACAGGAGGCCATTCAGTGGGGTTTAGAAAATAATTATGATTTAAACATGATTCGCAATAGCATTATTGAGCTGGAGAGAAGCCTGGAAATTATAAATGCCGGAAAATCCTTCCAAATTGATTTAAATGTTACTCCTATATTGCACTTTGGGAAAGATGGAAGCTCTAATCAAAATAATGAATACCTGGTAGAATTTAATAAATCCTCTCTTACACCGACAACAGAGACCAGCTTGACTGCTACCAAGCAGTTTCCGGCAAATTTAAGTTTGTCTACTGAATTAAGCTGGGAGATGGATAGTTTATATAAGGAAGATTATTCTGATTTGACAGAAAAAATTAACGCAAGTTTAAGAATAAATAAAAAAATTTACCCGGACAGCTGGTCTGAAAATGAAAAGCAAATATATTCTATTGAAAATAGTTTGAAGAATAAATTAGAAGAATTAAAATGGAAACAGACTGAAAAACAGATTGAGGTTATTAGAGACTATTTGAATATTGTTCGTTTACAAGAACAAGTTGATATTGCAGAAGAGCGCAGGTACCTGGCTGAAGAAGAGTTAGAGAGGGTAAAAAAACAAATAGAACTGGGAGAAGGAGGATACCAGCAGGAAGCAGAAGCACAGATAGCATTAGAAGAGGCTAAGGGAAACCTGTTAAATATAGAGCAGAATCTTATTAGAAATAAAAAAAGTCTGTACCTTATATTAAATTTACCTGAAAATTATAATATAGTATTCGGAAAAGACATTGATTTTATTGCAGAGCTATATTTAAAAATGAAAAATATGAAATTTGAAGATGAAAATAAAGAAATCTTATTCCAGAAAGCTTTAGAGGAAAATTATCAGATTAAAAACAGTTATCTGGAAAAAGAAGAACTTGTCAAGGAATTAGAGTGGACAGAAGAAGAAGGAAAACCGAAATTAAGTCTTTCCGGTGGATATCAGTTTCCCGCTGATTGGTTTGTGATGGTAGATTTTTCGGTTAACTTAGCTGATGGTGGTATTCAGCAAATAAAAGAAGAACAGAAAGAGAATAATATCAAACAAAAAGAGGCAAGTATTTCTTACCTGACAGAACAGCTGAAAATAGAGGCTGAACATTTGTTAGACCAGGATGAATATAACCTTTTATATTTGAATACTCAACTTATGGCATTGGAAAAAGAGCAAAATAAGATGGAGATTTTAGAAAAACAATACCAGCAAGGCATAATTAACAAAACACAGTTGATAAATGCCAGATTAGTAATAGAGGAAAAAGAAATAAAAGTTGAACAGGCAAAAGATGAATGGCTTATCGGTCATTTACAATTAGCCCATTTTATTGGTTTTTTACAGGAAAAGATTTGA
- a CDS encoding thiamine-binding protein encodes MAKITLGLQVLPYVSEEKLYPVVDQVIAYIDSCGVKYEVGPMETTMEGELDTLLEIVKKAQEICLEQGASRVISMIKIDYKKTGVTIDEKVRKYKR; translated from the coding sequence ATGGCTAAAATAACACTAGGATTACAGGTGTTGCCTTATGTTTCAGAGGAGAAACTCTACCCGGTTGTTGACCAGGTGATTGCCTATATAGATTCCTGTGGAGTTAAGTATGAAGTAGGCCCAATGGAAACTACAATGGAGGGTGAGCTGGATACCTTACTCGAGATTGTCAAAAAAGCTCAGGAGATTTGCCTTGAACAGGGGGCTTCTCGAGTGATTTCAATGATAAAGATTGACTACAAGAAAACAGGGGTCACTATCGATGAGAAGGTTAGGAAATATAAGAGATAA